A region of Paenibacillus thiaminolyticus DNA encodes the following proteins:
- the trxA gene encoding thioredoxin translates to MAIVNVSDQSFKTEVEGQQGVVLVDFWAPWCGPCKRLAPILEELDGEVSGQATIAKVNVDENPESASRFGVMSIPTIIVFKDGQPVDKVVGLNSKDALKGLIGKHQ, encoded by the coding sequence ATGGCTATCGTAAATGTGTCCGACCAGTCGTTCAAGACCGAGGTAGAAGGTCAGCAGGGCGTCGTATTGGTCGACTTTTGGGCGCCTTGGTGCGGCCCTTGCAAGAGATTGGCTCCGATTCTTGAAGAATTGGACGGAGAAGTAAGCGGTCAAGCAACGATCGCGAAGGTGAACGTGGATGAGAATCCGGAATCCGCTTCCCGCTTCGGCGTAATGAGCATTCCGACGATCATCGTGTTCAAGGACGGTCAGCCAGTGGACAAAGTGGTCGGCCTGAACTCCAAGGATGCGCTCAAAGGCTTGATTGGCAAGCATCAATAA
- a CDS encoding phosphoenolpyruvate hydrolase family protein, whose product MYFDRGTIRTKLQAQIQANGHIIGVAAGAGITAKYAVKGGADFILALNSGRFRQMGLSSLGGLLPFSNSNDLVMEFGTREIIPIVRDVPVIFGLCATDPTIELEQYIESIREQGFSGINNYPTVGLMGGLFGEALKEEGTCFDIEIEAIRLAHAKGLFTIAFVFEEDQARRMAAAGADIVCAHLGFTKGGVLGAKKVLSLKAAAEMARDIFNACDEVNTGVMKMVYGGPVNTPSDVEYMYDNTGAVGYLGGSSFERIPSEAAITQAASEFKEAGLTEQDKLLRHMLEGVAKHYDHVQFVKEYVAANYMNEISFAELALVAHISRTHLSYLFKKEVGCTFPEYLTRFRINKAKEFMKQSHIDLSEVSALAGYNDYAHFSKTFKKLTGLSPREYRHQYKNT is encoded by the coding sequence GTGTATTTCGACCGCGGAACGATAAGAACGAAGCTGCAAGCGCAGATCCAGGCGAACGGGCATATTATTGGCGTAGCGGCCGGCGCGGGCATCACCGCCAAGTATGCGGTTAAGGGCGGAGCGGATTTCATTTTAGCCTTGAATTCAGGCCGGTTCCGGCAGATGGGGCTGAGCTCGCTGGGCGGGCTGCTTCCCTTTTCGAACAGCAACGATCTGGTGATGGAATTCGGAACGAGGGAGATTATCCCTATCGTCAGAGACGTTCCCGTTATCTTTGGGCTGTGCGCGACGGATCCGACCATTGAGTTGGAGCAATATATTGAATCGATTCGGGAACAGGGCTTTTCTGGCATAAATAACTATCCGACCGTCGGATTAATGGGCGGTCTTTTTGGTGAGGCTTTGAAGGAAGAAGGGACTTGCTTCGACATTGAAATCGAGGCGATCCGGTTAGCGCATGCCAAAGGCTTGTTTACGATCGCATTCGTGTTCGAAGAAGATCAGGCGCGGCGTATGGCTGCTGCCGGAGCGGATATCGTGTGCGCGCATTTGGGCTTTACGAAGGGCGGCGTTCTTGGCGCGAAAAAAGTATTGTCGCTCAAAGCCGCGGCGGAGATGGCAAGAGATATTTTTAACGCTTGCGATGAAGTCAATACCGGTGTCATGAAGATGGTCTACGGCGGGCCAGTCAACACTCCTTCCGACGTGGAGTATATGTATGACAATACCGGAGCTGTAGGCTATTTGGGCGGCTCGTCCTTCGAGAGAATTCCTTCCGAAGCGGCGATTACGCAGGCGGCCAGCGAGTTCAAGGAGGCGGGGCTGACCGAGCAGGACAAGCTCCTTCGCCATATGCTAGAGGGCGTGGCCAAGCATTATGATCATGTGCAGTTCGTGAAGGAGTATGTAGCCGCGAATTACATGAATGAGATTTCGTTTGCCGAGCTCGCATTGGTAGCCCATATTTCGCGAACACATTTAAGCTACTTGTTCAAAAAAGAAGTAGGCTGCACGTTTCCCGAATACTTGACGAGATTTCGAATCAACAAGGCCAAGGAATTCATGAAGCAGAGCCATATTGACCTGTCCGAGGTGTCGGCGCTGGCCGGATATAATGACTACGCCCATTTCAGCAAAACATTCAAAAAACTGACGGGGCTGTCCCCGCGAGAATATCGACATCAGTACAAAAACACATAA
- the uvrC gene encoding excinuclease ABC subunit UvrC — translation MSDSDKNRPNWRAERWKARWNERYAPEQEDELDAEALAERAQALEQIHHKLALLPDAPGCYLMKNREGTIIYVGKAKVLKNRVRSYFSGSHDGKTQRLVAEIRDFEYIVTGSNMEALILECNLIKKHHPRYNVLLKDDKTFPYIKITNERHPRLEVTRRVLKDKAKYFGPYPNGFAAQQTKKLLDRLYPLRKCSTMPDRVCLYYHIGQCLAPCEYEVTESEYENMVQEISKFLSGGHEEIKRELQRKMEEAAEELQFERAKEYRDQLMAIASIMEKQNINTSDQVDRDVFGFAVDKGWMCVQILYIRQGKMIERHTTQFPFYGEPYADFMSFVTQYYSENPAVPKEILLPDPDGLAALTADAEDLVDVEDVDGGANREGLDAVPHAEESLATTEALQQWLKVKVILPKRGLKKQMVSMAMENARVALDEKFKLVERSEERTQRAAQRLGDALGIGSLRRIEAFDNSNIQGADPVSAMVVFTDGKPDKKEYRKYKVRTVVGPDDYETMREVIRRRYERVLKEQLDMPDLIIVDGGRGQMSAALDVLENELGLDIPVCGLVKDNKHKTAQLMAGFPPAIVPLARDSQEFYLLQRIQDEVHRFAISFHRERRAKSMVTSALDSIPGIGEKRRKLLLKHFGSLKKIREASVEDFREIGIGEKLANTILASLRREKEPQAAEPDAPDMEAADVDNDVNNDE, via the coding sequence GTGAGCGACTCGGACAAGAACCGCCCGAACTGGCGCGCAGAGCGGTGGAAGGCCCGCTGGAATGAACGCTATGCCCCGGAACAGGAAGACGAGCTGGATGCCGAAGCATTGGCTGAACGCGCCCAGGCGCTGGAGCAGATTCACCACAAGCTCGCCTTGCTGCCCGATGCGCCAGGCTGCTATTTGATGAAGAACAGAGAGGGCACAATTATTTATGTCGGCAAGGCCAAGGTGCTTAAGAACCGTGTCCGCTCCTATTTCTCGGGCAGCCATGACGGCAAAACCCAACGACTTGTAGCGGAAATCCGCGATTTCGAATATATCGTCACCGGCAGCAATATGGAAGCCCTCATATTGGAATGCAATCTTATTAAGAAGCATCACCCGCGTTACAATGTGCTGCTGAAGGATGACAAGACGTTTCCTTATATCAAAATAACGAATGAACGCCACCCGCGGCTTGAGGTGACGCGCCGGGTGCTGAAGGATAAGGCGAAATATTTCGGCCCTTATCCGAACGGCTTCGCTGCCCAACAGACGAAGAAGCTGCTCGACCGCCTCTATCCGCTGCGCAAATGCTCCACGATGCCGGATCGGGTCTGCTTGTACTATCATATCGGCCAGTGCTTGGCCCCCTGCGAGTACGAGGTGACTGAGTCCGAATACGAAAACATGGTGCAGGAGATCTCCAAATTTCTCAGCGGCGGACATGAAGAGATTAAACGTGAGCTGCAGCGGAAGATGGAGGAGGCGGCCGAGGAGCTGCAATTCGAGCGGGCCAAGGAATATCGCGATCAGCTGATGGCGATCGCGTCGATTATGGAGAAGCAGAACATCAATACATCCGATCAGGTCGATCGGGATGTGTTCGGGTTCGCGGTGGACAAAGGCTGGATGTGCGTGCAGATTCTTTATATCCGTCAAGGAAAAATGATCGAGCGCCATACGACGCAATTTCCGTTCTATGGGGAGCCCTATGCCGACTTCATGTCCTTCGTGACGCAATATTACAGCGAGAATCCGGCGGTGCCGAAGGAGATTCTTCTCCCGGATCCGGATGGACTGGCTGCGCTGACGGCAGACGCGGAAGACTTGGTTGACGTGGAAGACGTGGATGGCGGGGCTAATCGGGAGGGGCTGGACGCCGTTCCACATGCCGAAGAGAGCTTGGCGACGACAGAAGCGCTCCAGCAATGGCTGAAGGTGAAGGTCATCCTGCCGAAGCGCGGGCTGAAGAAGCAGATGGTATCGATGGCGATGGAAAATGCGCGGGTCGCTTTGGACGAGAAGTTCAAGCTGGTCGAGCGAAGCGAGGAGCGGACGCAGCGGGCTGCCCAACGGCTCGGGGATGCGCTCGGGATCGGTTCGCTGCGCCGGATTGAAGCCTTCGATAACTCCAATATTCAGGGGGCCGACCCGGTCTCCGCGATGGTCGTCTTCACGGACGGCAAGCCGGATAAGAAGGAATACCGGAAATACAAAGTGCGTACCGTCGTCGGCCCGGATGATTACGAGACGATGCGCGAAGTCATCCGCCGCCGCTATGAACGGGTGTTGAAGGAACAGCTGGATATGCCGGATCTCATTATCGTGGACGGCGGCCGGGGTCAGATGTCGGCGGCGCTGGATGTGCTCGAGAATGAACTCGGCCTTGACATCCCGGTATGCGGTCTGGTCAAGGACAACAAGCATAAGACGGCGCAGCTGATGGCCGGATTCCCGCCCGCCATCGTGCCGCTTGCGCGGGACAGCCAGGAGTTCTACCTGCTGCAGCGCATTCAGGATGAGGTTCACCGCTTCGCGATCTCGTTCCACCGCGAACGGCGGGCCAAATCGATGGTGACGTCTGCCCTCGATTCCATTCCGGGCATTGGCGAGAAGCGGCGGAAGCTGCTGCTCAAGCACTTCGGCTCCTTGAAGAAAATCAGGGAAGCATCGGTCGAGGATTTCCGGGAAATCGGGATTGGCGAGAAGCTGGCGAATACGATCTTGGCCTCGCTCCGGCGAGAGAAGGAACCGCAGGCAGCGGAGCCGGATGCCCCGGACATGGAGGCTGCCGATGTGGATAATGACGTGAACAATGATGAATAA
- a CDS encoding YqzM family protein: protein MEANTMDPREHVNEEPRNDFSDVLFGFNAMFGFMFVVFFGMVIVKFIMS, encoded by the coding sequence ATGGAAGCCAATACGATGGATCCTCGCGAACATGTCAACGAAGAACCGAGAAATGATTTTTCAGACGTGTTGTTCGGGTTCAACGCCATGTTCGGGTTTATGTTCGTCGTCTTCTTCGGCATGGTGATCGTGAAGTTCATTATGTCGTAA
- a CDS encoding MFS transporter has protein sequence MSGTQVETESQKAGILDAPYRALTIGIVLIVTTMAFEGLAITTIAPKLAQHLEGIHLYGWIFSAFLLSQIIGTMIMGQQIDRRGVTRSFMAAIIIFVIGIVVAASAVNMYMLIAGRALQGFGAGASITCVYYSITLRYPDALRTKILAAFSGAYILPALIGPYLAGVIAELASWRFVFWFVLPFVVLAVILTIPSFRHMQQTGRTSSGQRHHKEIYAIILTLGTGLLLTGSGSISEWSGIALTVAGLVLVVPPLRKLLPSGSFLLRKGLPATIVSRGFYVAVYVATESYVVLALIQVKGLSADIAGLIVAAGALSWSTAAWLQSKLDERDAGKGRKKRAVIGVAMMVIGVICVMAVIGLPGGTIALAILSQICTGFGIGLANPTTGAIALQHAEPGQEGEVSSQLQFVDAFGPGLSVGIGGALIAISDSLDWGIFAGIMLALTAQLLFIVISLAAASRIAVQR, from the coding sequence TCACGACCATTGCTCCCAAATTGGCGCAGCATTTAGAGGGTATTCATTTATATGGATGGATATTTAGCGCCTTTCTGTTGTCCCAAATTATCGGCACGATGATTATGGGGCAGCAGATTGACAGGAGGGGAGTCACTCGCTCCTTTATGGCGGCCATCATCATTTTTGTTATCGGCATTGTCGTCGCGGCATCAGCGGTCAATATGTATATGCTCATTGCCGGGAGAGCGCTTCAAGGCTTTGGCGCGGGCGCCAGCATCACTTGCGTGTATTACAGCATCACGCTGCGCTATCCGGATGCGCTCCGGACCAAAATCCTTGCGGCTTTTTCCGGCGCCTATATCCTTCCTGCACTAATCGGCCCTTATCTGGCAGGAGTCATCGCCGAGCTTGCCTCATGGAGATTTGTATTTTGGTTTGTACTCCCATTCGTTGTGCTGGCCGTGATTTTGACGATTCCTTCCTTCCGGCACATGCAGCAGACCGGGCGCACATCATCCGGACAACGCCATCATAAGGAAATCTATGCCATCATTTTGACGCTGGGCACGGGGCTGCTGCTGACCGGCTCAGGCTCGATATCCGAATGGAGCGGCATCGCGTTGACGGTGGCGGGCCTTGTTCTAGTGGTGCCCCCTTTGCGGAAGCTGCTCCCTTCCGGGTCCTTCCTCCTTCGCAAAGGCCTGCCTGCCACCATTGTATCCAGAGGGTTCTACGTCGCCGTTTATGTCGCTACGGAGAGTTACGTCGTCTTGGCCCTGATCCAAGTGAAAGGTCTGTCCGCGGACATTGCTGGCTTGATTGTGGCCGCCGGAGCGTTGAGCTGGTCCACGGCGGCTTGGCTGCAATCCAAGCTTGACGAACGGGATGCCGGCAAGGGCAGGAAGAAGAGAGCGGTGATCGGAGTCGCCATGATGGTCATCGGCGTCATTTGCGTCATGGCGGTCATCGGGCTGCCTGGGGGCACTATTGCTTTGGCGATTTTGTCCCAAATATGCACCGGATTCGGCATCGGGCTGGCCAACCCGACAACAGGAGCCATTGCGCTGCAGCATGCAGAGCCCGGCCAGGAAGGCGAGGTATCGTCTCAGCTCCAATTCGTCGATGCGTTCGGGCCCGGATTAAGCGTAGGCATTGGCGGAGCGCTTATCGCCATCAGCGATTCGCTTGATTGGGGAATCTTTGCGGGCATCATGCTGGCCTTAACTGCCCAGTTGTTGTTCATCGTTATCAGCTTGGCCGCCGCCTCCCGCATTGCGGTCCAACGTTAA
- a CDS encoding Tm-1-like ATP-binding domain-containing protein: MKTVAIVGTFDSKGTEFAFVRDMLQGLGLNTLTIHSGVFEPMFVPDVSNEEVAREAGADIREIASKRDRSLATEVLAKGMEKLIPRLYAEGKFDGILSFGGSGGTSIVTPGMRALPIGVPKIMVSTVASGNVSQYVGTSDIMMYPSIVDVSGLNSISTKIFTNAAMAIAGMLKFEVEHAVEKKPLIAATMFGLTTPCVNQAREYLEEQGYEVVVFHATGAGGKTMERLIESGFFDGVLDITTTEWCDELVGGVLNAGPNRLEAAVRGRVPQVVSTGALDMVNFGPFDTVPEKFANRTFYKHNPTVTLMRTTVEENIELGKIIAGKLNEATAPTALMLPLKGVSGLDVEGQPFYGPEEDQALFDTLRQEIDRNAIELIELDSDINDKSFALAAARKLVELMRKRTQEEDAK; this comes from the coding sequence GTGAAAACAGTCGCGATAGTCGGAACGTTTGATTCCAAAGGAACCGAGTTTGCTTTTGTCAGAGATATGCTTCAAGGTCTTGGTCTGAATACGCTTACGATCCATAGCGGAGTGTTCGAGCCGATGTTCGTCCCGGATGTCTCGAATGAGGAAGTAGCCAGGGAAGCTGGAGCGGATATTCGTGAAATCGCCTCCAAACGGGACCGATCGCTAGCCACGGAAGTACTCGCGAAGGGCATGGAAAAGCTGATTCCGAGACTGTACGCGGAAGGTAAATTCGATGGAATCCTCTCCTTCGGCGGCAGCGGCGGCACATCGATCGTTACGCCCGGAATGAGAGCGCTCCCAATCGGCGTGCCGAAGATTATGGTGTCGACCGTCGCTTCCGGAAATGTCTCGCAATATGTCGGGACGAGCGATATTATGATGTATCCATCTATCGTCGACGTGTCGGGACTGAACTCGATTTCGACCAAAATATTTACGAACGCGGCCATGGCGATAGCCGGTATGCTGAAGTTCGAGGTGGAGCATGCTGTGGAGAAAAAGCCGCTCATCGCGGCGACGATGTTCGGGCTGACGACGCCTTGCGTCAATCAAGCACGCGAGTATCTGGAGGAACAAGGCTATGAAGTGGTCGTGTTCCATGCCACGGGCGCCGGCGGCAAGACGATGGAACGGTTGATCGAATCCGGATTCTTCGATGGCGTGCTGGATATCACGACCACGGAATGGTGCGACGAGCTGGTCGGCGGCGTGCTCAATGCCGGACCGAACCGGCTTGAGGCGGCCGTGCGGGGGCGTGTGCCTCAAGTGGTATCGACAGGAGCGCTGGACATGGTCAACTTCGGCCCGTTCGATACGGTGCCCGAGAAGTTCGCGAATCGAACGTTCTACAAGCACAATCCGACCGTCACGTTGATGAGAACGACCGTGGAGGAAAATATAGAGCTGGGCAAAATTATCGCCGGGAAATTGAACGAGGCGACTGCTCCGACTGCGCTCATGCTGCCATTGAAGGGCGTATCCGGGCTGGATGTGGAAGGACAGCCATTCTACGGGCCGGAAGAGGATCAGGCCTTGTTCGATACGCTGAGACAGGAAATCGACCGCAATGCCATAGAACTCATCGAACTCGATTCGGACATCAATGACAAGAGCTTTGCACTGGCCGCAGCCCGGAAGTTAGTCGAACTGATGCGGAAGCGCACACAAGAGGAGGATGCAAAATGA
- a CDS encoding phosphoenolpyruvate hydrolase family protein, producing the protein MKQTRQEIISQLKAQVANGDMILGAGAGTGISAKSGEAGGVDLIIIYNSGRYRMAGRGSLAGLMPYGDANQIVVDMGAEVLPVVKRAPVLAGVCGTDPFRIMDVFLKQLKEQGFAGVQNFPTVGLIDGVFRANLEETGMGYDLEVDMIRKAHELDLLTTPYVFDEEQAMKMAKAGADILVAHMGLTTKGTIGAKTALSLDDCAKKVQAIADAGRAVNPDILVICHGGPIAEPEDARYIFEHTTGIDGFFGASSIERFAAEVGIRQQAEAFKNVKLKS; encoded by the coding sequence ATGAAACAAACTCGACAGGAAATCATCAGTCAACTGAAAGCGCAAGTAGCCAATGGCGACATGATCTTGGGCGCCGGAGCAGGAACGGGGATTTCCGCCAAGAGCGGCGAAGCGGGCGGAGTTGATTTGATTATCATTTACAACTCGGGAAGATATAGAATGGCCGGCCGGGGCTCTCTCGCGGGATTGATGCCTTACGGGGACGCCAACCAAATCGTCGTCGATATGGGGGCGGAAGTACTGCCGGTCGTGAAGCGCGCTCCGGTGCTGGCGGGAGTATGCGGTACAGACCCGTTCCGCATCATGGATGTGTTCCTGAAGCAGTTGAAGGAGCAAGGCTTCGCAGGCGTGCAGAACTTCCCGACCGTGGGCCTGATCGACGGCGTCTTCCGGGCGAATCTGGAAGAGACGGGCATGGGCTATGATTTGGAAGTGGACATGATTCGCAAGGCTCATGAGCTTGATCTGCTTACGACGCCGTATGTGTTCGACGAGGAGCAGGCGATGAAGATGGCCAAGGCAGGCGCGGATATTTTGGTTGCGCATATGGGCTTGACGACCAAAGGGACGATTGGCGCGAAGACTGCTCTCTCGCTTGACGATTGCGCCAAGAAAGTCCAAGCCATCGCTGACGCAGGCCGTGCGGTGAATCCGGATATTTTGGTCATCTGCCACGGCGGTCCGATTGCGGAGCCGGAGGATGCCCGCTATATTTTCGAGCATACGACGGGCATCGACGGATTTTTCGGCGCTTCCAGCATCGAGCGGTTCGCGGCCGAGGTTGGCATCCGCCAGCAAGCCGAAGCGTTCAAAAATGTAAAATTGAAATCGTAA
- a CDS encoding TrkH family potassium uptake protein: MKSIKKASRWKLTPPRILVTGFGTIILIGALLLMLPIANSDGQPLPFIDALFTATSATCVTGLVVVDTGTHFTLFGQIVIITLIQVGGLGFMTMGTLFALAFRKRISLKERLILQEALNQGSMEGIVRLIRKVLLYAFSIEGAAAVLFTLRWSFDLPFGKALYFGIFHAISFFNNAGFDLFGSVSGPFSSLTRYVGDPIVNTVSMLLIVLGGLGFIVLSDVAEYRRTRRLALHSKVVLTMTGLLIVLGAIVIFVFEFTNPATLGSLNGWQKMWAAFFQSVSPRTAGANTVDIGTMRQATQFFMVVLMFIGASPGSTGGGIKTTTFAILIGAVITMIRGKEDIVIFRHRLGKDRIFKAVTITLMALFMVIGVTMVLSTTEDHPFLMILFETTSAFGTVGLTAGLTTDLTVVGKLLICLMMFAGRLGPITLAYALGPKSERELFKHPEGKITIG; this comes from the coding sequence TTGAAATCAATTAAAAAAGCATCCCGGTGGAAGCTCACCCCGCCGCGAATTCTGGTGACGGGGTTCGGGACGATTATTCTCATCGGGGCGCTGCTGCTGATGCTTCCGATAGCCAATTCAGATGGCCAGCCTCTCCCTTTCATCGATGCGCTGTTCACAGCCACGTCGGCAACTTGCGTAACGGGGCTTGTTGTGGTGGATACGGGCACGCATTTCACCTTGTTCGGGCAGATCGTCATTATTACGCTGATTCAGGTCGGCGGACTTGGCTTCATGACGATGGGGACGCTGTTCGCGCTTGCCTTCCGCAAGCGTATTTCGTTAAAAGAACGTCTCATTTTGCAGGAAGCGCTGAATCAAGGCAGCATGGAGGGCATCGTTCGCCTGATTCGCAAGGTGCTGCTGTACGCCTTCAGCATCGAAGGTGCAGCGGCGGTCCTGTTCACGCTGCGCTGGTCATTTGACCTGCCGTTCGGCAAGGCATTGTACTTTGGCATATTTCACGCGATATCGTTTTTCAATAACGCCGGCTTCGATCTGTTCGGCTCCGTATCGGGACCGTTCAGCAGCCTGACCCGGTATGTCGGCGACCCGATCGTGAATACCGTCTCGATGCTGCTGATCGTGCTGGGCGGACTCGGCTTTATCGTCCTGTCCGATGTAGCGGAATACCGGCGCACCCGCAGACTGGCGCTCCATTCCAAGGTCGTGCTGACGATGACGGGCTTGCTCATCGTATTGGGCGCCATCGTCATTTTCGTCTTCGAATTCACGAACCCGGCGACGCTGGGCAGTCTGAACGGCTGGCAGAAGATGTGGGCGGCATTCTTCCAATCGGTCAGCCCGCGTACAGCCGGAGCGAATACGGTCGATATCGGCACGATGCGGCAAGCAACGCAGTTCTTCATGGTCGTGCTGATGTTCATCGGCGCCTCTCCTGGCTCGACGGGCGGCGGAATCAAGACGACGACGTTCGCCATTCTTATCGGCGCCGTCATCACGATGATTCGGGGGAAGGAGGACATCGTAATCTTCCGTCATCGGCTGGGCAAAGACCGGATATTTAAGGCGGTCACGATAACATTGATGGCCTTGTTCATGGTGATCGGGGTAACGATGGTATTGTCCACGACCGAGGATCATCCATTTTTGATGATATTGTTCGAGACGACTTCGGCGTTCGGGACCGTCGGACTAACGGCGGGCCTGACGACCGATTTGACCGTAGTCGGCAAATTATTGATCTGCCTGATGATGTTCGCGGGGCGGCTGGGTCCGATTACGCTGGCCTATGCCTTAGGCCCAAAAAGCGAACGTGAGCTATTCAAGCACCCGGAAGGAAAAATTACGATCGGATAA
- a CDS encoding CPBP family intramembrane glutamic endopeptidase, which translates to MPVFHHVTKRLWLASIIGFIVFVLLQIVIPSLQEANRTGPEQERTLLTKRQAAERAVEFVKREPRRSRIMLSEQEPTVVYQTDRLMSGYMNRERLAASYAPWDSQAPIDIYQVLLGVTTPDGNDILKVDVHMTSGSIVGYELAAIPESPQSEAPALAVEKARPIADRELNALGWDVSKLELQDDHLSKADELRYSVKQGEIGAARLELVVRMRLDRVVALHPVWSIPSDYKDIDVKQTETAGSLYRIGYRWMSMGLSMLALWACIYYRRRIRFGSGTLIALSLLSCAISMLHMWNMMPGLVVLQFGVPRTELNLNVALVLQGAITVTQGLFLYFSLVSGSYFWRQSGRSELLPTWRDRSFGTVLTGSFRLGTLYAGVLLGVQSVIFLTLETGFGAWSATDASMSPLNLTAPALYPLLAWMAAISEEGVFRWFGTGLLNRWIRNPWAAGVIPTLIWAFGHVTYPIYPYYSRPVELLIIGLLFLAIMLRHGFWTAMFAHLMLDNVLMSISYLLEGTASGLGLGVFYLALPMLIVYSVRYLHRYSARLP; encoded by the coding sequence ATGCCTGTGTTCCATCATGTAACGAAACGTTTATGGCTGGCTTCGATCATTGGATTTATAGTGTTTGTGCTCCTGCAGATAGTTATTCCCTCGCTTCAGGAAGCGAACCGGACCGGGCCAGAGCAGGAGCGAACGCTTCTTACGAAGCGGCAGGCTGCCGAGCGGGCGGTTGAATTTGTGAAGCGCGAGCCGAGGAGAAGCCGCATCATGCTGTCGGAACAGGAGCCGACGGTCGTCTACCAGACCGACAGACTAATGTCGGGATATATGAACCGGGAGAGGCTGGCCGCCAGCTATGCTCCATGGGACAGCCAGGCCCCGATAGATATTTATCAAGTCCTGCTCGGTGTCACGACACCCGATGGGAACGACATTTTGAAGGTTGATGTACATATGACAAGCGGCAGCATCGTGGGGTATGAATTAGCCGCCATTCCAGAGAGTCCACAATCGGAGGCCCCCGCGCTCGCCGTTGAGAAGGCGCGGCCAATTGCCGACCGCGAGCTGAACGCGCTCGGCTGGGACGTATCCAAGCTGGAACTGCAGGATGATCATTTGTCTAAGGCGGATGAACTGCGTTACTCCGTCAAGCAGGGCGAGATCGGGGCTGCCCGGCTCGAACTAGTCGTTCGCATGCGCTTAGATCGCGTCGTGGCGCTGCATCCCGTCTGGAGCATTCCGTCCGATTACAAGGACATTGATGTGAAGCAGACCGAGACCGCCGGTTCCCTCTATCGTATCGGCTACCGGTGGATGTCGATGGGACTCAGTATGCTTGCGCTGTGGGCTTGCATTTATTACCGGCGGCGGATCCGCTTCGGCTCAGGCACCTTAATCGCTCTGTCGCTCCTGTCATGCGCCATCTCCATGCTCCATATGTGGAATATGATGCCCGGCTTGGTCGTCCTGCAGTTCGGAGTGCCCCGTACGGAGCTGAATCTGAATGTGGCCCTCGTGCTGCAAGGGGCCATTACGGTTACGCAAGGGCTGTTCCTTTATTTTTCGCTGGTGTCGGGCTCTTATTTCTGGAGACAGTCAGGACGAAGCGAGCTGCTGCCGACATGGCGCGATCGGTCATTCGGCACGGTCTTGACCGGGTCATTCCGCCTCGGAACGCTGTATGCGGGCGTACTGCTCGGGGTACAGAGCGTCATCTTCCTGACGCTGGAGACCGGCTTCGGCGCCTGGTCGGCCACCGATGCCTCCATGTCTCCGCTCAATCTGACCGCGCCAGCCCTCTATCCGCTCCTCGCCTGGATGGCGGCGATTTCAGAGGAAGGCGTATTCCGCTGGTTCGGGACCGGCCTGCTGAACCGCTGGATTCGGAACCCTTGGGCAGCCGGGGTCATTCCGACCTTGATCTGGGCCTTCGGCCATGTGACTTATCCGATTTACCCGTACTATTCGCGACCGGTGGAGCTGCTCATAATCGGCCTCCTGTTCCTCGCCATTATGCTGCGCCATGGCTTCTGGACGGCCATGTTCGCCCATCTCATGCTCGACAACGTGCTGATGAGCATCTCTTATCTGCTGGAGGGCACAGCGTCCGGCCTCGGACTTGGCGTATTCTATCTGGCGCTGCCGATGTTGATCGTGTACAGCGTGAGGTATCTCCATCGGTATAGCGCAAGGCTGCCATGA